A window from Akkermansia muciniphila encodes these proteins:
- a CDS encoding Gfo/Idh/MocA family protein — MPEQKRLSLAGIGCGSRTRTYMKLAMEQKNRYRIAAAADPVKQRTEAVRDFAPEEERDSIRLFKDAASLLEEPRLADVAIIGTQDDYHYAPCKKAMELGYHVLLEKPIAKTLKEALELRDLARLLKRRVAVCHVLRYTQFYRTLKKIISSGEIGDVITFNANEGVGAWHFAHSFVRGHWGNSKTSTPMIVAKCCHDMDILYWLMGRRKCLSVASFGELTFFTKKTLSSPRPERCTDWTTPVGEDPWDARKYATDDECKRWLGMVYDRAQEATAEEICEWLETSPWGRDYLQCDNDQPDHQVSIMRFEGGLTGTFTMTAFEQGRHIEVYGTKGKIRAGAFYKENGPGEITVTPHFGGKTRVVELEELAGGYQGHGGGDWGLVEALYDDMLTVPSPADMTTSIEESAHSHVMAFATEHARLTGQVVDVAEFERRVMRGELDY; from the coding sequence ATGCCTGAACAAAAAAGACTCTCTCTCGCCGGAATCGGGTGCGGCTCCCGCACGCGCACCTACATGAAGCTGGCCATGGAACAAAAAAACCGCTACCGCATCGCCGCCGCGGCGGACCCCGTAAAGCAGCGCACGGAAGCCGTGCGTGACTTTGCCCCGGAGGAGGAGCGGGACTCCATCCGCCTGTTCAAGGACGCCGCCTCCCTGCTGGAGGAACCGCGCCTGGCGGACGTAGCCATCATCGGCACGCAGGACGACTACCACTACGCCCCGTGCAAAAAGGCCATGGAGCTGGGCTACCACGTCCTGCTGGAAAAACCCATCGCCAAGACGCTGAAGGAAGCGCTGGAACTGCGCGACCTGGCGCGCCTGCTGAAACGCCGCGTGGCCGTGTGCCACGTGCTGCGCTACACCCAGTTCTACCGCACCCTGAAAAAAATCATCAGCAGCGGGGAAATCGGGGACGTCATCACCTTCAACGCCAACGAAGGCGTGGGGGCGTGGCACTTCGCCCACTCCTTCGTGCGCGGGCACTGGGGCAACAGCAAGACCTCCACCCCCATGATCGTGGCCAAATGCTGCCATGACATGGACATCCTTTACTGGCTCATGGGCAGGCGCAAATGCCTCTCCGTAGCCAGCTTCGGGGAGCTCACCTTCTTCACGAAAAAAACGCTCTCCTCCCCCCGTCCGGAACGCTGCACGGACTGGACCACCCCGGTGGGGGAAGACCCCTGGGACGCCCGCAAATACGCCACGGACGACGAATGCAAGCGCTGGCTGGGCATGGTCTATGACCGCGCGCAGGAAGCCACCGCGGAGGAAATCTGTGAATGGCTTGAAACCTCCCCGTGGGGCAGGGACTACCTCCAGTGCGACAATGACCAGCCGGACCACCAGGTTTCCATCATGCGCTTTGAAGGCGGCCTGACCGGCACCTTCACGATGACGGCCTTTGAGCAGGGGCGCCATATTGAAGTATACGGCACCAAAGGCAAAATCCGCGCCGGAGCCTTCTACAAGGAAAACGGCCCCGGTGAAATCACCGTGACGCCCCACTTTGGCGGTAAAACCCGCGTGGTGGAGCTGGAGGAACTGGCCGGCGGCTACCAGGGCCACGGCGGCGGTGACTGGGGGCTGGTGGAAGCCCTTTACGATGACATGCTGACGGTTCCCTCCCCGGCGGACATGACCACCTCCATTGAAGAATCCGCCCACTCCCATGTAATGGCCTTTGCCACGGAACACGCCCGGCTGACCGGCCAGGTGGTGGATGTGGCCGAATTCGAGCGCCGGGTCATGAGAGGTGAACTGGACTACTGA
- a CDS encoding PEP-CTERM sorting domain-containing protein: MKKSFILLLLAGAVSAASAASLKINLGSSSVGDSDWISVATQASSVTGGKATSYASIASLSKNGGNVSSSVVLGNLDGQDVTLTMAYKSTAAVNAGYLDAAGTSPSLNSLFPDSMAQSSISGKCNGVKGQTVGLQFTLNGLAANTTYYLYVLGNSGFSTNKTSMALSGGVSDVTGSLMDGYEGAGTMAGSTFQGTTDSSGVGMEWTFTTDSSGRVTLTYERSAGVAADVLSGDINLNGFMLATEPIPEPATASLGLLGLAALLLRRRKN; encoded by the coding sequence ATGAAGAAATCATTCATTCTGCTATTATTGGCAGGCGCCGTTTCCGCGGCTTCTGCGGCTTCCCTGAAAATTAATCTGGGTTCTTCCTCCGTCGGGGATTCGGATTGGATCAGTGTGGCTACCCAGGCTTCCTCCGTTACGGGAGGAAAAGCCACCTCCTACGCCTCCATTGCTTCCTTGAGCAAAAACGGGGGAAATGTTTCCTCGTCCGTGGTTCTCGGCAATCTGGACGGTCAGGACGTCACGCTCACCATGGCGTACAAAAGCACCGCCGCCGTGAATGCGGGTTACCTGGACGCGGCAGGCACGTCACCCTCCCTGAACTCCCTGTTTCCGGACAGCATGGCGCAGTCTTCCATCTCCGGCAAGTGCAACGGGGTGAAAGGGCAGACCGTCGGCCTTCAATTCACGCTGAACGGCCTGGCGGCCAATACCACCTATTATCTCTACGTTCTGGGCAACAGCGGCTTTTCAACCAATAAAACCAGCATGGCCCTCTCGGGCGGTGTCAGCGATGTCACCGGCAGCCTGATGGACGGCTATGAAGGAGCGGGGACGATGGCCGGTTCAACCTTCCAGGGGACGACGGATTCTTCCGGCGTGGGGATGGAATGGACGTTCACCACAGACAGTTCGGGCCGGGTGACGCTTACTTATGAACGCTCCGCCGGTGTGGCCGCGGATGTTTTAAGCGGGGATATTAATTTGAACGGGTTCATGCTGGCAACCGAGCCCATTCCCGAACCGGCCACGGCATCCCTGGGATTGCTCGGACTGGCGGCGCTGCTGTTGCGGCGGCGCAAAAACTAG
- the argS gene encoding arginine--tRNA ligase, producing MTIPGILEEKLSAALKAVLGEELPADFCASVTPSADLRFGDYQSNAAMVLAKRCRTNPRALAQQVVDGMGQDGVCSLEIAGPGFINFRIKPEFYAARLLAMLADDRLGVEKVQDPKTIVIDFSAPNVAKPMHVGHIRSTIIGDALSRVARFVGHNVITDNHIGDWGTQFGMILWGWKNILDEQALAANPIDELLRVYKDVNLMCKEKPELLDTCKAELVKLQAGDGENLAIWKRCVEVSKSGLSKIYGQLDIHFDYWLGESFYNDALAPLVDGMIAAGMARESDGAICVFSDGSVPPNEDPFLVQDKGEWRANPCIIRKADGGFLYATTDLATLDHRIKTWGADSIWYVVGAPQALHFRQIFSTQRRRGMDGDYRHIAFGSILGDDRKPFKTRSGDTVSLQDVLDEAIERAARVVEEKSPDMPEEEKKRVAEVVGIGAVKFAELSQNRMTDYVFNWDKMLALQGDTAPYLQNSYVRVRSIFRKLDGAPLDWSAPIQLSEDAEIHLARLLARYGEVVPQVLDDCRPNVLAAYLFDLARAFHSFYEACPVLKSEGAVRHSRLALCELTARTLKHGLGLLGIQLPDRM from the coding sequence ATGACCATACCCGGAATTCTTGAAGAAAAGTTGTCCGCCGCGTTGAAAGCGGTGTTGGGGGAGGAGCTTCCCGCTGATTTTTGCGCCAGTGTGACGCCGTCCGCGGATTTGCGGTTCGGGGACTACCAGAGCAACGCCGCCATGGTGCTTGCCAAGCGGTGCCGCACGAATCCCCGCGCTCTGGCCCAGCAGGTGGTGGACGGGATGGGGCAGGACGGCGTTTGTTCCCTGGAAATCGCCGGGCCCGGGTTTATCAACTTCCGCATCAAACCTGAATTTTACGCCGCGCGCCTGCTGGCCATGCTGGCGGACGACCGTCTGGGGGTGGAGAAGGTGCAGGACCCCAAAACCATCGTCATTGACTTTTCCGCGCCCAACGTCGCCAAGCCGATGCACGTGGGCCATATCCGTTCCACCATTATCGGGGACGCCCTCTCCCGCGTGGCCCGTTTTGTGGGGCACAACGTCATTACGGACAACCACATCGGTGACTGGGGCACCCAGTTCGGCATGATCCTGTGGGGCTGGAAGAACATTCTGGATGAACAGGCCCTGGCCGCCAACCCCATTGACGAGCTGCTGCGGGTGTACAAGGACGTGAACCTGATGTGCAAGGAAAAGCCGGAACTGCTGGATACCTGCAAGGCGGAGCTGGTGAAGCTCCAGGCCGGGGACGGGGAAAACCTGGCGATCTGGAAGCGCTGCGTGGAAGTCTCCAAATCCGGCCTTTCCAAAATCTACGGCCAGCTTGACATCCACTTTGACTACTGGCTGGGGGAAAGCTTTTACAACGATGCCCTGGCTCCGCTGGTGGACGGCATGATCGCCGCCGGAATGGCCCGTGAGAGCGACGGCGCCATCTGCGTGTTTTCCGACGGCTCCGTGCCGCCCAATGAAGACCCCTTCCTGGTGCAGGACAAGGGGGAATGGCGCGCCAACCCCTGCATCATCCGCAAGGCGGACGGCGGCTTCCTGTACGCCACTACGGACCTCGCGACGCTGGACCACCGCATCAAGACGTGGGGGGCGGATTCCATCTGGTACGTGGTGGGCGCTCCCCAGGCCCTGCATTTCCGGCAGATTTTCTCCACGCAGCGCCGCCGCGGCATGGACGGGGATTACCGTCACATCGCCTTCGGCTCCATCCTGGGGGACGACCGCAAGCCTTTTAAAACGCGTTCCGGGGACACTGTCTCCCTCCAGGACGTGCTGGATGAAGCCATTGAACGCGCCGCCCGGGTGGTGGAGGAAAAGAGTCCGGACATGCCGGAGGAGGAAAAGAAGCGCGTGGCGGAAGTCGTGGGCATAGGCGCCGTAAAGTTCGCGGAGCTCTCCCAGAACCGCATGACGGATTACGTCTTCAACTGGGACAAAATGCTGGCCCTCCAGGGGGACACGGCTCCCTACCTCCAGAACTCCTATGTGCGCGTCCGCTCCATCTTCCGCAAGCTGGACGGCGCCCCGCTGGACTGGTCCGCCCCCATTCAGCTTTCAGAAGATGCGGAAATCCACCTGGCCCGTCTCCTGGCCCGCTACGGGGAAGTGGTGCCGCAGGTGCTGGATGACTGCCGCCCGAATGTGCTGGCCGCCTACCTGTTTGACCTGGCCCGCGCTTTCCACTCCTTCTATGAGGCCTGCCCGGTCCTGAAATCGGAAGGGGCAGTGCGGCACTCCCGCCTGGCCCTGTGCGAGCTGACGGCCCGCACCCTCAAGCACGGCCTGGGCCTGCTGGGCATCCAGCTTCCGGACAGAATGTAG
- a CDS encoding tetratricopeptide repeat protein produces the protein MKASFRHVLLSAAMAGCCSAAPDGEHGYWMSSPSLNGWREAVFRAGVPAQPAVLPPGVEMMMIGSSSPAVQILVLEGMTHLLTFGDMRASLKFDDALRLDPDCLMAHWGRCMSLMGAGPEFQAQRVQSMKRMKELALRPDCPEQERAYADALAVLLMNGPEKARESWKNICTTWKRDPYAPLFYAMLLRDGFDGNGNPGEGQKEAVRVVDAVLKERPDSQAALFMRVLLEEVAPVISPETVETARKAAAANPLSASAQHLLGHCLFRTGDYEGASAAFQSSENLCLAWEKTENVPRALNDAYFRSILYRAVSEFCAGHYKKAEAIASRAASVPLDGKHPLAPGTLLQLWEARTLPVRLMLARPSLPAQAYLLKASPGPLPKGFPDLSNGMTAVVTQYMGACCAAGQGRPGAVAAGFDKLSGILRLFMEGAEVARRQMSVSYWARCLQMGSLYSSEIRALMFPDSANVWMSEAIRSQRYSSLLLPPVVPYPAEWKLAQAYLRGGKYRECADMCGEALKRFPNHAGVLATMKQARGKENAAPAAQARKKNRIK, from the coding sequence ATGAAAGCCTCCTTCCGTCATGTTCTCCTGTCCGCCGCCATGGCGGGCTGCTGTTCCGCCGCTCCGGACGGGGAACACGGGTACTGGATGAGCAGTCCGTCCCTGAACGGCTGGCGGGAGGCCGTCTTCCGCGCCGGCGTTCCGGCCCAGCCTGCGGTACTGCCGCCCGGCGTGGAGATGATGATGATAGGCTCCTCCTCTCCGGCCGTGCAGATTCTGGTGCTGGAGGGAATGACGCATCTGCTCACCTTCGGGGACATGCGCGCCTCCCTGAAATTTGATGACGCCCTCCGCCTGGACCCGGACTGCCTGATGGCCCACTGGGGACGGTGCATGAGCCTGATGGGCGCGGGCCCCGAGTTCCAGGCCCAGCGCGTCCAATCCATGAAGCGCATGAAGGAGCTGGCGCTGCGCCCGGACTGCCCGGAACAGGAGCGCGCCTATGCGGACGCCCTGGCCGTGCTGCTGATGAACGGTCCGGAAAAGGCACGGGAATCATGGAAAAACATCTGTACCACCTGGAAGCGCGATCCCTACGCCCCCCTCTTTTACGCCATGCTCCTGCGGGACGGCTTTGACGGGAACGGCAACCCCGGGGAAGGGCAGAAGGAGGCCGTCCGCGTGGTGGATGCCGTCCTGAAAGAACGCCCGGACTCCCAGGCGGCCCTGTTCATGCGCGTCCTGCTGGAGGAGGTGGCCCCGGTCATCTCTCCGGAAACGGTGGAAACCGCCCGCAAGGCCGCCGCGGCCAACCCCCTCTCCGCTTCCGCCCAGCACCTGCTGGGGCACTGCCTGTTCCGCACGGGGGATTATGAAGGAGCTTCCGCCGCCTTCCAGTCCTCTGAAAACCTGTGCCTGGCGTGGGAAAAAACGGAAAACGTTCCCCGGGCGCTGAATGACGCCTACTTCCGTTCCATCCTTTACCGTGCCGTCTCTGAATTCTGCGCGGGCCATTACAAAAAGGCGGAGGCCATCGCCTCCAGGGCCGCCTCCGTCCCGTTGGACGGGAAACACCCGCTGGCTCCCGGAACGCTCCTTCAACTATGGGAGGCCAGGACATTGCCCGTGCGCCTGATGCTGGCCCGGCCCTCCCTTCCCGCGCAGGCATATCTGCTGAAAGCGTCTCCGGGGCCGCTCCCCAAGGGATTTCCGGACTTGAGCAACGGCATGACGGCGGTGGTCACCCAGTACATGGGCGCCTGTTGCGCGGCCGGGCAGGGCAGGCCGGGCGCCGTAGCGGCCGGCTTTGACAAACTGTCCGGCATCCTGCGCCTGTTCATGGAGGGTGCGGAAGTGGCCCGGCGCCAGATGAGCGTCTCCTACTGGGCGCGCTGTCTTCAGATGGGGAGCCTTTACTCCTCGGAAATCCGTGCCCTGATGTTCCCGGACTCCGCCAATGTCTGGATGTCGGAAGCCATCCGGAGCCAGCGTTATTCCTCCCTGCTGCTGCCCCCCGTGGTGCCGTATCCCGCGGAATGGAAACTGGCCCAGGCCTACCTGCGGGGCGGCAAATACCGGGAGTGCGCGGACATGTGCGGAGAGGCGCTGAAACGCTTCCCCAACCACGCCGGGGTGCTGGCCACCATGAAACAGGCCCGCGGCAAAGAAAATGCCGCTCCCGCTGCGCAAGCTCGGAAAAAGAACCGGATCAAATAA
- a CDS encoding M3 family metallopeptidase, with protein MNHPYLDPSFLVSWSRLTPDAIKPDITEAISRARANIQAICGQPLDSLTYENTFGALEKASEDLHLGWGRAMHLDSVNDEPAQREAIGEMLPEVVAFSSSVPLNPCLWTVLKAAAACDWVKDLSPVKQRFIQETLADFRESGADLPDEVKPEYAEIEAQLSMKTKKFAENVLDSTNAWELIVEDEAELSGLPDSAKEAARLDALANGHGTEEAPRWRFTQKFTSLQPVMQFADSDGLRRKMWEGSCSIGKDGEYDNEALIAEILELRDKKARLLGYGCFADYATSRRMAGSGANALDFINDLHDKVKPSFLKDMEAVRGYKEEKTGKPVEKLSPWETGYWSEKRRRELYSFDEEDLRPYYSVEKVMDGLFSIYSGLYGITVTPRPTVAFKPGEPGEVPEGAVEVWHPDVLFYELHDAESGEHLGSFYADWHPRDSKRAGAWMNYLSVGEPPHGGKPRVPHLGLMVGNMTKPVGDKPALLSHREVETIFHEFGHLLHQLLSDVEVKSLAGTNVAWDFVELPSQINENWCWERESVDLFAAHYETGEKIPDELFSKMRAARNYMSGTDFMRQLCFGKLDLELHVNWPRYKGAPLEETDERILADYRVPMTHRGPSVARRLTHIFADPTGYASGYYSYKWAEVLEADAFSRFLKEGVLNPQTGRDFRRCILSKGNSKPAAELYRDFMGRDPDAEALLVKSGVL; from the coding sequence ATGAACCATCCCTATCTGGACCCCTCCTTCCTGGTTTCCTGGTCACGGCTCACGCCGGACGCCATCAAGCCTGACATTACGGAAGCCATCTCCCGCGCCAGGGCCAACATTCAGGCCATCTGCGGCCAGCCGCTGGACTCCCTGACTTATGAAAACACCTTCGGCGCTCTGGAAAAAGCCTCTGAGGACCTGCACCTCGGCTGGGGCCGCGCCATGCACCTGGACTCCGTGAATGATGAACCCGCCCAGCGGGAAGCCATCGGTGAAATGCTGCCGGAGGTGGTGGCCTTCTCCTCCTCCGTGCCGCTGAACCCGTGCCTGTGGACGGTCCTGAAAGCCGCCGCAGCCTGTGACTGGGTGAAAGACCTCTCCCCCGTCAAGCAGCGCTTCATTCAGGAAACGCTGGCGGACTTCCGTGAAAGCGGGGCGGACCTGCCGGACGAGGTGAAGCCGGAATATGCGGAAATAGAAGCCCAGCTCTCCATGAAGACCAAGAAATTCGCGGAAAACGTGCTGGACTCCACCAACGCCTGGGAGCTCATTGTGGAAGATGAAGCGGAACTCTCCGGCCTGCCGGACTCCGCGAAGGAGGCCGCCCGGCTGGACGCCTTGGCCAATGGGCACGGCACGGAAGAAGCCCCCCGCTGGCGTTTCACGCAGAAATTCACCTCCCTGCAGCCCGTCATGCAGTTTGCGGACTCGGATGGACTGCGCCGTAAAATGTGGGAAGGCTCCTGCTCCATAGGTAAGGACGGGGAATATGACAACGAGGCCCTCATTGCGGAAATCCTGGAACTGCGGGATAAAAAGGCCCGCCTGCTGGGATATGGCTGCTTTGCGGACTACGCCACCTCCCGCCGCATGGCCGGGAGCGGAGCCAACGCCCTGGACTTCATTAATGACCTGCATGACAAGGTGAAACCCTCCTTCCTGAAAGACATGGAAGCCGTCCGCGGGTATAAGGAGGAAAAGACCGGAAAACCCGTGGAAAAACTCTCCCCGTGGGAAACCGGATACTGGTCTGAAAAACGCCGCCGCGAGCTGTACTCCTTTGATGAGGAAGACCTGCGCCCGTACTACTCCGTGGAAAAGGTGATGGACGGCCTCTTCTCCATCTACTCCGGCCTGTACGGCATCACGGTCACGCCGCGCCCCACAGTAGCCTTCAAGCCGGGGGAACCCGGGGAAGTGCCGGAAGGCGCGGTGGAGGTATGGCACCCGGACGTGCTGTTCTATGAGCTGCATGATGCGGAAAGCGGGGAACACCTGGGCTCCTTTTATGCGGACTGGCATCCGCGGGACTCCAAGCGCGCCGGGGCGTGGATGAACTACCTCAGCGTGGGGGAACCCCCGCACGGCGGCAAGCCCCGCGTGCCGCATCTGGGCCTCATGGTCGGCAACATGACCAAGCCCGTGGGGGACAAGCCCGCGCTGCTTTCCCACCGGGAGGTGGAAACCATCTTCCATGAATTCGGCCACCTGCTGCACCAGCTCCTCTCTGATGTGGAGGTCAAATCCCTGGCGGGCACCAACGTGGCCTGGGACTTTGTGGAACTGCCCTCCCAGATCAATGAAAACTGGTGCTGGGAGCGGGAATCCGTGGACCTCTTCGCCGCGCACTATGAAACGGGTGAAAAAATCCCGGACGAACTGTTCTCCAAAATGCGCGCCGCCCGCAACTACATGAGCGGCACGGACTTCATGCGCCAGCTCTGCTTCGGCAAGCTGGACCTGGAGCTTCACGTGAACTGGCCGCGGTACAAGGGCGCTCCGCTGGAGGAAACGGATGAACGCATCCTGGCGGACTACCGGGTGCCCATGACCCACCGCGGCCCCTCCGTGGCGCGCCGCCTGACCCACATCTTCGCGGACCCCACGGGTTATGCCTCCGGCTACTACTCCTACAAATGGGCGGAAGTGCTGGAAGCGGACGCCTTCAGCCGCTTCCTGAAGGAAGGGGTGCTCAATCCGCAGACCGGGCGCGACTTCCGCCGCTGCATCCTCAGCAAGGGCAACAGCAAGCCTGCCGCGGAACTCTACCGCGACTTCATGGGCCGTGATCCGGACGCGGAAGCGCTGCTTGTCAAATCCGGCGTCCTTTAA